A stretch of DNA from Xiphophorus maculatus strain JP 163 A chromosome 8, X_maculatus-5.0-male, whole genome shotgun sequence:
TAAAAAGCTCGTATGTTTTGATCCACATAGAGGATTCAGGTGAAGAAATTCAAACATCATTGCCAGTGATCACCTTCATTGTTAACCCAAATTTTCTCAAAGTCTTACTTCAATTGGATCCACATCATGAGCGATGACGACCAGCTGAGCCTTCTTGTTCTCCACCAGAGAGGTAACGGTATTCACACCTGGagagaaaatggaaaaggaaTTTTTAACTTCTCATATGCCAGCacacaaaaggggaaaaaaatattctgtggccAATGCTCAGGGTTAAAAAGCTCAAAAAGCATCAAGATAGGTTTCAGGTGAAGAAATTCAAGTCATCACAGCATCATGGCCAAGTTGGATAAAGCTGAATATTGTGAAATGCccaatattttcaaaagataaTCTTATTGTCTAGTTCAACATTTAGCATTATTTTATAGAATATAAATGCCTCGTTTTAAATAACTCTTGTACACCTCACCTGCACGGAGGACAGGGGGCCTCTTGGTGGGGGTGTCTCCCTTCCCGGCTGCCTTCTGTTCAGCACGGGCCAACagcctcttcctcttctcctgcTTGGTTTCTGGTCTGTACTTGTGGGCCAGCTTAAACAGCTGGGTGGCTGGAGCAGGGAACAATACATTGGGTTAATAAAAAAGAAGGCATAAACACCACAAATTAGAAAGAGTTTCAGCTGAATGCATCAGTGATCTTGGTGGAAATGTCATCACAATCAGATAGCAAATATTTCACATCATTTGCAAAGAAACAGTAAAGAATTACAAGCACACACTAGAGATGCATCCATTGACCAGTTATACATAAAATGAGTGGAAGATAGGTCAAACAGTGAATGTATAAATGCCCactattatttttgtctgaaaacatgTATTATAGCACTTTCAGAAAAAagtacataaatataaaaaacaaatggttAGATTCATAAAAGggaacatttcaaaaatgtaatggGTTTTGATTCCtatataaaaaagaatgaaCCAGGTCAAACctaaaagaaaattggaaataTAAACAGGCACGAAAAACTCATCAATGCATCTCTACAGTATGGTTTCTTTGAGCTCCAAGTTTAGACAAAGTACAAAACCAAATGTTTCTAATCTTACCCGTCTGGCGGTCCAGAGCCTGGGTGAACTGGTTGATTGCAGGGGGAACCTTCAGACGCTTGTACAGAATGGAGCGTTGCCTCTGCAGGCGAACATAACGAGGCCATTTCACAAAGCGTGTCAGGTCACGCTTTGGCTGAATATCCTGGCCTgtggacaaacaaacaaaaaggttttacttCCAACAGTTCAGAGCATCATCTGCTTCGTCACCTACATCGAGCGTGCATCAGCGATCTTGGTGGGAGATTGTCGTCACGGATGTTAAGATAGCAAATATTCGTTTACATCATCTGCACCATAGGTGTATCTATTAGCCCCAatggaaaaaacaattacaaagaTGCTGAGTACTCACCGATGCCAAAGTTCTTTGGCCTCTTTTCAAAGAGGGGGTTGACTACTTTCTTGGGCTCATGTTTTTTAGCCACAGAAGGGGCAGGTGCCACCTTCTTCCCCTTAGCCTTCTTTCCCTTAGGCTGGcaagatgggaaaaaaaaaagaaatgttagtGATAAATCTGAAGTATCAAGTTTAGAAGTTTCATGAATTACAAGAAAAGAAGCCTCAGGTGTGCTAATTTGATTGAACACACCTGAAACAAATTAGGTTGTCTACTAGACTGTAGAGCCTGACTACAGAGTCTACACTtgtggattcaagtgtgttggagtTGGGAAAGCCTTCCCAAGACAACAGTTTGACACTGTTGCTTCAGAGAACTATAACACGTAGTGTtcaattatattttgaaaactgtaGCACACGTAGTGtttcaaaagcattttaaaaaaatggatgaaattGGCTCAACGCTCAAATTCATTTAGGGACACAGGGAGCTAACCACATTGCCAAACGGCATCACTGCAGTCAAATACATTCATTAAATGATTCATGGGCAACTAACATTGCCAGCTTAAAATGTAAGGAACTTGACAAAtttcttaaatatgttaaagttaAGGAATACATCCTGCAAACCTTCATTACATTAGCATTATGGCCCATCATGCACCGCTAGCAACTGCTAGGTCGACGTCAAGGCCCCATTAGCCAACGCTATTAGCTTAACGTAACCGGAGACTGTCGACTTGGACAATATACAAGTTCATCAGATCTTTTACTAGTTTTAAGTAACAACTcctatattaaaataaaatattgaattcCCCGTCCccgtttagcattagcttctatTTAGCCAATACAGCACTGCTCGTACCGGCTACATTTGTCACTTCAACCCGGTTTTAATCACAAACTGCACCATACAAACCCACAATATCCACACTGTATTAACAACAAGGCTTAAAAGacttcaaaataacattttgaaatataatatGAATCATATAAAGAAGGATGCAAGCAGATACAGCAACTTAAGTATTCTCGCTGAAGAGCCAAACATGTACCTACCATGTCGGTTCAGGCAGAAAGGAAGACCGGAGGTTGTGGGTAGGGTAAAATACCGCGAGATTACGAACGCGACTACGTGTACGTAGGAGCGGGTTTAAGTGGGGCTGATTTGGAGTCAGTTTCTTCTCTTGTGATCGGTTGCAAGTAAATTGATTGAACTAATGGGAAACAGACCCCAAATCAGTTATCAGTGTTAAAAttggatttctttatttaaatgtgttttcatttacaaattAGAGCGAGCTTAATATTTTGATTGACCTATTTCGCATCCTCAGTAGCCATATCCTTGGTTTCTTAAGCTACTCTTGTCAGATCTgattagaagaaaacaaaggaaagttAGACGAATACAAGGATTTTGATTTGTTATTCCTTTGGAGTTCGAACATCCCACAAAATGCATAATCTAAGCATATAGTTCCTTTCAAAATATTAGTCTTAGAAGCATTTGTATTTGATGTGTGTAATATTATACTAATTTCTTTATTGTAACAAGTCTTAATAACAAAGCATCCTTCATAATTACTGGCAACCCTGATAACAATATGTAAAACATCTATAGTATGTaacctttacaaaaatatgttttttctatatttcttAAAGCTGTCACAAATTTACTATTACATTTATCCACCTTCATTGATTGGCCATACTAACTAACCATAGTGTTTTGGCAGACTGTGTTGCGGTGAACCAGCTGTGGAGTGAGGGGATGTGCACAAGactgattgacagcgctaaaaccctcattctgcttctgattggttgattctgACTGAGTGGTTTCTGCAGTTGGTTCTCTGAGCAATAGGATAAGGCAGAGAAggtcagttttttttcacagattatctgtcttactgtcatgacatgatcataatttttaacaaatatgtaaaataaacacactgcagctttaaggaggGCAGGGGGtcattatgtaaaatcgacctctgagctttacatcatatcataattttgtttcctcatcaaaaacatggaATGTTGCTATGATTCTGtcatgcatgtctgagaaatcaTTTAGTCCTCTGTGGCAGCCATTTAGGATGCATAAACACTTGCTCTCATCAAGCAAGTGTTTATGCTTGCTTGGTGAGCAAGCAGCTCCTTCTCAGAGCTGCAGTGTCCTCCAAGTACTGAGCTAATCATAGCTACTTCTTAGTGCAAAGTTCCTACAAATGTTGTTAAAGGCTGAAAGGAAAAGTGTTGTCCTAAATGTTGACTTAAAAATCTTAGATTTTGCAATTAAGGCCTTGTAACTGGcttgtgtttctttaagaaactcctactACTCTTTCAGACACCCTGCTTTAACGTCATCACAATGCTTCTCATTATACAGTTTACAATCGTTCATTGGACGGAGAAGTAGCATATATGATGAGTTCAGCAGCTGCCATGGGAGTTTCAAGGATtcttcaaacatgcatgaaagaatcaaagcaactctccaggtatgtttgttttttgttcaattaaaataatattttgacatcattaAAGCTCAAAAACGTCAATTTAATATAATAACCTCCTTTAATAGTTAAGTTTAAATTTGACTTAACTTTTACTTatcagaaagatttttttaaacatttttttttatcattattcaGGTCAGGAGGACCTTAATGTATGTCGGTCAATGCACAAGCAGGACCCATTTAAGCGACGTACAAAATCACCTCACTTCCGTAAATATATTACTAAGAACTATAACAACGTACATTTTATGCATCTTTTTATGTgtcgttttcttttcttttccttccttttgtctcgtaaataataataattttaataattaattttttggaGTTGAGAGTGTTACCCGGTCTACTCCTGCTCCTGCAGCCTGCGTCATGCCGTGCGATGCGTGCGGTGCCTCGGCTCTGCGGATGGTGACGGAGGGGGGGCAGTTGGAGGATGGTGGGCCAGGGTACAGCGTCGCTCGATCGGCTCCTCTTCTAGCTAGCACACCGTCAGCTGCCTACACTCAAAGCgaggtattttttatttttttggtttttttgtgtgcgGAGATGAGATATAACCATCTTGACAGCGGCAGCTGCTTCTTTTCTGTTATTATGAGGCGTTAATAACGGCTGTCATCGCTGGAGAAAGGAGATCTTTCTCTTCTTTCGTGAGTAAACACCGGGGCCTGTCACTTTGCTGAGCTGTCAGCCCCTGCACATACGTTTAGGTTTCAACTTAGAATGTATTTCTTAATGTCTTTACATCACATATGTTTGTGCTGTCAGAGGCAGGGTTTGTGTGATGTCTGTGCTCCCAGTTAGCTGAGTTGCAACAACCTCCTAGTAaatatgtttgggtttttttctcttatacTGCCATATCTGTTAGGTTACGTCCTAGTTGGGACAATGAGTACAATGGCAGAGCCAGACGTTTGTCCTCACCTGGACTCAATAGGAGAGGTCACCAAAGAGGACCTACTCCAGAAATCCAAGGTGggtgtaaattaatttattggtGCAAGTCATTGGCTGTGTGTGTATCATTGTGTCATAACTAACACACACCCTTTAACGCTCTTGTACAATAAGATCTGCAGTATTTTGTTGTTGCACTTTGTTGATTGGAACCCactctgttgctgttttttgcaGGGAACTTGCCAGTCATGTGGAGCAGGAGGTCCCAACTTATGGGCCTGTCTACAGGTAATTTTATGAAATTGTGTCTGTGAGCCTTGCGTAACGTTGCACTTACTGTACATTATCTTGTATTGGAAAGGCAGGTGTTTGCTCAATAAATAATGATGGTGTGATGCATTAATGTAATTGAAaagtgctgctgttttctggcatagaagctgaaaggtATAAGTAATTTTGTACTTTGTGTAGCAGtgggacaaaacaaaaataaaatcagaatttgttttttgttttttagagtGACTGTTCGTACGTTGGTTGTGGCGAGTCCTACGCCGATCACAGCACTCTGCATGCACAGGTAAGAACACCTgatggaaaatatatttctgaaagGGGTTTTTATGTCTGTAGCACACATGcatgcaatattttttcttccaaacccCAAATATGCACTACTTTAGGACTGGTCTAATCCAtataatccagaaaaaaaatatacagaataaaattatgtatggttagattagattagattagattagattagatagcatttattgtcattgaacaggattCATCGAAATTTCTATGGTGCACAAAtgtgaaatgttaaattgtttCACAAACCACTGAAGCGTtttgtttctggtgtttttctttaggCTAAAAAGCACAACCTGACAGTGAACCTAACAACCTTCAGGATCTGGTGTTATGTGTGTGAGCGGGAGGTGTTTTTGGATCAGAGGCCGGCGCTGGTCCCCGTTCCGGCTGCGTCCCGCCACTGCAAAGCTGCAGAGCAGGTGCAAATTGTGGATAAAATACGGAATTACTTTGTTACTGCTCGATGCAAAAAGAAACTCGCGCATTCATTTTTTCCACAGGAAGCAGCTGCCCAGTCAGCAGGCCACCCTCTGAAAGCAGTACCGATTGCTGTTGCGGAAGAAGATGGCTCAGAATCAGAGGAGGACGAGCTTAAGCCGAGAGGTGCAAAAATTGTCTTGGCATCAACAATTCATTCATATCTTACTAATTTTCAACTAAACTTGCTAAAGTAAatattgaaggaaaaaaacaaacaaacatgtgtGTGTACACGTGTGTTCATAGCTAAGTTAAATAAGTTCATGGGTCTTGCCCTTGTTGGCTTTAGGCTTGACAGGAATGAAGAATATTGGAAACTCCTGCTACATGAATGCTGCCCTGCAGGCCCTGTCCAACTGGTGGGTTCACCTCCACTTGCCCAATCATCAGGGATGAGCCCTGATTGCTTTAGaatcttgttttgtatttcttgaGTTAAAGCGGTCCTCCAGAATTTAACGTTGCATACCTTTTGTTCTCCAGCCCTCCGCTCACCCAGTTTTTCCTGGACTGCAGCGGCTTGGTCCGGACCGACAAGAAACCGGCTCTGTGTAAGAGCTACCAGAAACTCATCTCAGAGCTCTGGCACAAGAAACGGTACAAAGCCACGTCCAACTTTCTaaacttctttgtttttgtttatttaaatatttctcacatGCCTTCTGCACTGTTAGGCCCAGTTACGTTGTTCCGACCAGCTTGTCCCACGGCATCAAACTGGTAAACCCCATGTTTCGAGGTTATGCTCAGCAGGTGAGCACGCAGCAAGTAATTGAACTTTGATTTCTATTCCAATGCAATACTGCAAACTCTGGTTTTTGTTAAGTCAAATGATTCTCAAACTCTGGATTTACGTGTTTTTATCTAAAACTATCCTAGTTCACCTACGATGAACGATCCCAAGAAGGACGattgagtttaaaaaatgtgttgtatCTTCTAGTTTCGGTTAGCAATTTAACAATTTTGGGCTTTCAAAAGAACCGTTTTTAATAATCTGTCTTTTTAAGGAAGTCATTTCTACCTTCTTCTTTCAGATGTAtttcctgcagctttaaatgctTTCTTGCGCAAAATAGAGAAAAGAGTAAAGCAAATCAGACTACTGAGTATGAAAATTACAGATACTTACAGTTTCTGTCCTAAGAgtcctaaataaaatttttaattttcagggATTTAAAACGTTTCTTGAAACATCTCCAGTAGCTAGGGACTTACAGACACAATTAAATACAATGTCGAGAGTATGATGTACTGATATTATCTCATTCAGAATAAACAGTAGAAAACAATCCgtgtgagtttatttgaatttctaGGACAGATAAAGCCTTATGAGCTCTATTAGGCtacaaaagcatttttgttcttttgatgcATGTCAAACAAAGATGCTTTTCAGCTGAAACTAGAAGGAACAGAGAAAAGACTGTTATTGTTGTATTACAGGAGTTTatgcataaaatgtttcagagcaAATAACCATAGTGAATGGAACCAGCTTTTTTACACTGAAATCCCAGAGTTCAGCCTGCACTTACCTTACTAAGACAAGAAATCTTACTTATATTTGACCAAAaagtcattattattaataatttttaactTAGTGCATTTATTTCCAATTGTGTTTcatcaatatttgttttattatttgttttatttgtgtcagtTTTTAGTCCTTAATAGTTTTCAGAAGGAAACAATTTCTTGCTGCAGAAAGGATGtccatgtgtttttttctaatgtctTGCCAAAGAGCCATTTTCATAGTTTACATTTCTTCTCTGCAGAAACCCAGCTTCTGCTGAGGAAGCCGCAGTCATCGTTCTAATATTCCCCTGTCTCTACAGGACACCCAGGAGTTCCTGCGCTGTCTGATGGACCAGTTGCATGAGGAGCTGAAGGAGCCGCTGACAGAGTGCAGCATGAGCGGCGAGGGGAGCGACGGGGACGAGAGGCGGGACGGAGACCGCTCCCCTTCCGAAGACGAGTTCCTGTCCTGCGACTCCGGCTCCAGCAGTGACCGGGGAGAGGGCGGGGGCCTCGGGGAGGGCGAGCTCCTCCTGCAGGACGAGTGCGATGGGTTTAGGTCCCCGTCTGCGGGAGTGGGTTCGGGGATGGTGATCTCGGAGAAGGAGAGGTTGAAGGAGAGGAGGGTGTCCGGCTCCCCCCTGCGGGGCGGCTCACAGGAGATGGACGAGGACGCAGACGTTGACACGGCGGCGGAGGACGGGGCTCCCGAGAGGGGGGAGGAAGAGCCGCCTGCGCCGACCGCAAACCCTGACGTCCAAGAGGACAACCAGAGAACTACTGCAGGGCAGGTGCAAGTCCAGAGCAACAACACCTCAGGTAGCAGCcaggattttaattttttattattcacgTTGAGTCATGTccaaaaatagttatttttggCCTCCGTGTTGCTGTTTAAGAGCCAGACAACGAAGCATCAATGACCCAGCCGCAGTCCACCCCCTGCAGTCCTGTCCGAACCCTGCAGGAGCTTCATCCCAAGCTGTCGTCCAGTCCGCCACGCTCCAGCCCACTCCGCTCCGCAGGACCGGCCTACTCCTTCAAGAAAGGTGAAAACAACTCAGAGATTTTAGAACTGAGGGCTTTTGTTGCGACATTTAATGGGTTTGATTTGGGGGGATATTTCACAGTaatggtgtccaaactttttgagCTGCGGGCCATAACTGGAAAATTTAAACTACTGTTCGGCCACAAAAttcatgaaatgaaaaatacacaaatattttgatttttttgttttgttttaactgcTCAAGaataagcaattttttttctaaaatctttgTATCATTAAagatctaaaacataaaaagagctTTGGTCTGCAGCCACATTTTTTATACCATTCTTGATATCAGTTAGGGGCAGAACAGAATCATTTCAGGGGCTACAAATGgtccccgggccacactttgaacacccctgAAATCCTACATTCATTAAGCACATGAAAACTGGGGACCATTTTCTGTTAACCAACAGCATGTATTAAAATAACATGAGTTTAAACTGGTGAAAGTTTGTGATTTAATCATGTCTGAGCATCTACAGACAGTTTTGTGCCCATTTAGTCAGCTAAATACATAAAtagtttagatgttttttttttttacttctaggtctttatttttgattggcACAAAGTACTGAGGACTGCTGTGTTTCAGGTTGCTTTCGCAGTGAAGCCTGTCCTTTAAATTAGTTGCTGCTATGGTTCTTTACGCAGCTCAGCTGCTGCTCACCTCCAGGAAGAAGAAGCAGTCTCACTATCGCAGCGTCATCTCAGACATCTTCGACGGCTCCATCCTCTCCCTGGTGCAGTGTCTGACCTGTGACAGGGTGAGAAGTGCAGCATTTCAACACTAGGGGGGGCTAATCGCACATGTTCCAAATGTGTTCAAAAGTTAAAATGGTTCAAATAAGGCCCGTGTTTAATGGTTAGTCACATTCAGTGCCTTGCAGGATGATTCATGCTCCTAGAActtgtcctgtttttttatttttttcagattacaaGCAGAagctttgatgcattttattgggattttatgtgacagactaacacaaagtggTTCATAAttctgaagtggaaggaaaataatacacattaaaaattttttttgggggttttacaACTAAAGTCTAAAAAGGTAAAGGTGGGTTTTTGTGCAGGCCCCAGTCTAAGTCCTATGTAGAACCACCGTTTGTTGCAGCCACGGTTCCTTTGTGCTACGTTTCCAGCAGCTTTGCAAATCTggagttacatttttttgccTCTTCTTGCAAAATGGTTTGATCTCAGACAGACTGGATGAAATTTAATTCTACAtgtgaatatgctttgatctaagtACATAcactgtagctctggctgtatgtttagagtTGTTTTCCTTTTGGATTGTTATCCTGggtttctgactttttaaaatactccTGATGTTTGCTGTTGGTGTGTTGATTGATCATCTAATCCTGTTCATTCACTACTGTTCTCTAGCAAAAATCCAAGGCCTTCACAGAAGACCTGGgttgcattggattttatttaggagtgtTTGGTTAAAGAAGGGATGAACACAATACAcactttttcttctattttacaACAAGGCAGTAACTGTACTAGTAGGTCACATACAATCCCAGGTAGATGCATAGAAGACTGGTTGTTACATTTATAAATCAGAAGAAGTTCATGGATTGAGAATAAGTGATTCTTTACAATTTAATGCTGTTACTTGTAAGTGTGGGAATTTGAATGATTATTTACATGCCAAATCACTTTTATTTCAGAGTGTAGTGTAATGTGTCAGTGTCTGAATGCTTCCAGGTGTCCACCACAGTAGAGACCTTCCAGGACCTCTCGCTCCCCATCCCTGGGAAGGAGGACCTGGCCAAGCTCCACTCGTCCATCCACCAGAACCTGCCGGTAAAGACTGGCGTGTGTCCCGACACCTACGGCTCGCAGGGCTGGATCTCCTACATCATGGACTCCATACGCCGGTCAGCAAATCACACCGAGTCATTATTTAAGTAGGGTGGGTGGAGAGGGGGGGAATGGAAATGCTTTGGGCGGTGAAGgcacaggattttattttgactaGTTCAGATTCTTTATCTGGGTGAAGATTGGAGAAATTTACCTGCGGGTGATATTTTCTGCAGACTGCAGGCAAGCCGCGTCTTGACTCGTCATGCTCATTTTCATACTTCGCTATGAAAATAGGTTGCCAAAAATCAGCCGTTGCAGATTCCAGGGAAATGAACTCTGGCTGCTGCGTCAAAGGAAGATGCAATAACGGGGTTTTTGTAAGCAAAATGCATGTGAGAGCACGCAGCTGGTAGTAGGCCGAAGCAGCGGCACaggaaacaaaacccaaaagatGCTTAGTTAGCTTCTTTGGAATTTGTACAATGAGATCGACCCACGGTGCCTTTATGCTGCCTCTGTCTGTCAGGTTCCATCATAGCAAGATCCTGCAATTAGCCGTAATTGTTTTACACTTTGAGAGAAGATGTGgagtgaaaatggaaaaagcttCCGAGATTCGACAACCCACTGTGGGCGCTGACAGCGGGAGAGACATTCAGAAGGCCTGAAAGTTGCTTTTGAGCGTGATAAACACTTACTAGCTTGTTTGTCACTTTGCTCTGGCAACATGACGTAAAATTAGAAGTGAGTGTCgcacagcattttatttataaaaacgaTAAGGCGCTTCCTTTTATCCTGAAGCGATATGTGACCTGAGGCAGAGGAGGCATTTTTCTTACTAAATGAAGGGAAACATGTTGGATTAGCAGAGGGAGGAGTAGGCGGCGTAGCATCAGAGGGAACCTGTCTTTGCAAAGCCATGTAATTACGTCACTGTTGTAAACGTGCAATTGAGAAATAGAAGCTTCTGGAAATCGCCTTGCTGGAGCCTCactggggaaattcaggtgGATCTACAGCAAAGTGACAGAATTATTAAAGTGTATTTGTGAGCTTTGGTGTTTAGGTAGAAGTAGACTGGATTTCAGCACAGCTAGAAGATGCACTGTGTGAAGTTGTGATATTCAGCTTGTGCTTATATGAATATTGAGATATCACAatgatattttattgaaaagttaaaggGATGGTGTATTTCCTCTGTATGTGACTGTGTATTGCTATTGCTACATAAGTCTTACCTAAGGTGAAACACTAAGTCAATCGAGAAtgaatcaaaattaatttttattattattttattaagaaattaagCAGAGAATATAGCATTGACTCCCCTGGCTAGTCCAGGGAAGTGAAGAAAAGATGAATGTACATCGCTTTTAATATCCACCAACCCTCTCACAAAGATTGGAGCAAAAGGGACTATCCCCCCCAGTTTCAGTTTACTTCACAACCTGTATTTGCACCTGCAGACTGTGACCCTGGATGGTTCAAACCCAGTTCAGAAATACCctttattatgtgttttcagCTAGCTGCCTAAAACATGAAGGGTGCTTTATAGCTTTAATCGATTGCTCGATCGATtgattgaaatgaaacaaagtttgACATAAGAGTACTAAAATTCAAAGTTGTGGGGAGAAATCCAGCGGAAGGAAAGTTGAATTATTATGGAGTTAAAGCTAGCAGGAAGACATTTCCATCATCTTTTATATGAGGCAGAAAGACGAATCTCGATGAGCATCGAgtaaatttagatttagaagttaaatgttctgacctaaatccaattgagaatctgtgacaagacttgaaaattgcaGTTCCCGGTTGCTCTCCATGCAGTTTGTCGTAGCTTACTGGACAAACGGGCAAAAATGTCAGTCCTAAAATGTGCGAAGCTTTTACAAATGGCTCCAAAGGCTAGGAGCTGTAATTGCATTAAATAGTGATTCCACAAACTATACAG
This window harbors:
- the rpl7a gene encoding 60S ribosomal protein L7a, with product VSGVFNQISTPEASFLVIHETSKLDTSDLSLTFLFFFPSCQPKGKKAKGKKVAPAPSVAKKHEPKKVVNPLFEKRPKNFGIGQDIQPKRDLTRFVKWPRYVRLQRQRSILYKRLKVPPAINQFTQALDRQTATQLFKLAHKYRPETKQEKRKRLLARAEQKAAGKGDTPTKRPPVLRAGVNTVTSLVENKKAQLVVIAHDVDPIELVVFLPALCRKMGVPYCIVKGKARLGRLVHRKTCTSFAFTQVNPEDKGALAKLVEAIKTNYNDRYEEIRRHWGGGILGPKSTARFTKLEKAKAKELATKLG
- the usp20 gene encoding ubiquitin carboxyl-terminal hydrolase 20 isoform X2, yielding MSTMAEPDVCPHLDSIGEVTKEDLLQKSKGTCQSCGAGGPNLWACLQSDCSYVGCGESYADHSTLHAQAKKHNLTVNLTTFRIWCYVCEREVFLDQRPALVPVPAASRHCKAAEQEAAAQSAGHPLKAVPIAVAEEDGSESEEDELKPRGLTGMKNIGNSCYMNAALQALSNCPPLTQFFLDCSGLVRTDKKPALCKSYQKLISELWHKKRPSYVVPTSLSHGIKLVNPMFRGYAQQDTQEFLRCLMDQLHEELKEPLTECSMSGEGSDGDERRDGDRSPSEDEFLSCDSGSSSDRGEGGGLGEGELLLQDECDGFRSPSAGVGSGMVISEKERLKERRVSGSPLRGGSQEMDEDADVDTAAEDGAPERGEEEPPAPTANPDVQEDNQRTTAGQVQVQSNNTSEPDNEASMTQPQSTPCSPVRTLQELHPKLSSSPPRSSPLRSAGPAYSFKKAQLLLTSRKKKQSHYRSVISDIFDGSILSLVQCLTCDRVSTTVETFQDLSLPIPGKEDLAKLHSSIHQNLPVKTGVCPDTYGSQGWISYIMDSIRRFVVSCIPTWFWGPMVTLEDCLAAFFAADELKGDNMYSCERCKKLRNGVKYCKVLKLPEILCIHLKRFRHEVMYSFKISSHVSFPLEGLDMQPFLAKESPSQVTTYDLLSVICHHGTAGSGHYIAYCQNVINGQWYEFDDQYVTEVHETVVQNAEAYVLFYRKSSEESVRERQKVVALANMKEPSLLQFYISREWLNKFNTFAEPGPISNHTFLCQHGGIPPNKYQYIDDLVVIVPQNVWEYLYNSFGGGPAVNHLYMCAICQVEIEALARRRKTEIDTFIKLNKEFQAEEAPSVILCISMQWFREWESFVKGKDNEPPGPIDNSKIGVMKGGHIQLKQGADYGQISEETWQYLLGIYGGGPEIAVRQTVVPADPDSLHGERKIEAETRAL
- the usp20 gene encoding ubiquitin carboxyl-terminal hydrolase 20 isoform X1 codes for the protein MSTMAEPDVCPHLDSIGEVTKEDLLQKSKGTCQSCGAGGPNLWACLQSDCSYVGCGESYADHSTLHAQAKKHNLTVNLTTFRIWCYVCEREVFLDQRPALVPVPAASRHCKAAEQEAAAQSAGHPLKAVPIAVAEEDGSESEEDELKPRGLTGMKNIGNSCYMNAALQALSNCPPLTQFFLDCSGLVRTDKKPALCKSYQKLISELWHKKRPSYVVPTSLSHGIKLVNPMFRGYAQQVSTQQDTQEFLRCLMDQLHEELKEPLTECSMSGEGSDGDERRDGDRSPSEDEFLSCDSGSSSDRGEGGGLGEGELLLQDECDGFRSPSAGVGSGMVISEKERLKERRVSGSPLRGGSQEMDEDADVDTAAEDGAPERGEEEPPAPTANPDVQEDNQRTTAGQVQVQSNNTSEPDNEASMTQPQSTPCSPVRTLQELHPKLSSSPPRSSPLRSAGPAYSFKKAQLLLTSRKKKQSHYRSVISDIFDGSILSLVQCLTCDRVSTTVETFQDLSLPIPGKEDLAKLHSSIHQNLPVKTGVCPDTYGSQGWISYIMDSIRRFVVSCIPTWFWGPMVTLEDCLAAFFAADELKGDNMYSCERCKKLRNGVKYCKVLKLPEILCIHLKRFRHEVMYSFKISSHVSFPLEGLDMQPFLAKESPSQVTTYDLLSVICHHGTAGSGHYIAYCQNVINGQWYEFDDQYVTEVHETVVQNAEAYVLFYRKSSEESVRERQKVVALANMKEPSLLQFYISREWLNKFNTFAEPGPISNHTFLCQHGGIPPNKYQYIDDLVVIVPQNVWEYLYNSFGGGPAVNHLYMCAICQVEIEALARRRKTEIDTFIKLNKEFQAEEAPSVILCISMQWFREWESFVKGKDNEPPGPIDNSKIGVMKGGHIQLKQGADYGQISEETWQYLLGIYGGGPEIAVRQTVVPADPDSLHGERKIEAETRAL